One Candidatus Acidiferrales bacterium genomic region harbors:
- a CDS encoding DinB family protein: MTSQEASAIAGHLLATVEHESQITRKVIAALPDEQCGFRIHPKSRTALELAWHIVLVEMWFLDSIFQAQFYLPVENGLPKEINCGADVIAWYDAQFPENFAKAQKLSGEYLARPISFLKKSEYPAVIYLQIVLSHTIHHRAQLAAYLRAMGAKVPAIYGESLDEAG, translated from the coding sequence ATGACTTCTCAAGAGGCTTCGGCCATCGCCGGGCATCTGCTCGCCACGGTCGAACATGAATCGCAGATCACACGCAAAGTCATCGCCGCCTTGCCGGACGAGCAGTGCGGTTTCCGCATTCATCCGAAATCGCGCACCGCTCTGGAACTCGCCTGGCACATCGTTCTCGTTGAAATGTGGTTCCTCGACTCGATTTTTCAAGCCCAATTCTACTTGCCCGTCGAAAATGGCTTGCCCAAAGAAATCAATTGCGGCGCAGATGTCATTGCCTGGTATGACGCGCAGTTTCCGGAGAATTTCGCCAAGGCGCAGAAGCTCAGCGGCGAGTACCTGGCGCGGCCGATTTCCTTTCTCAAGAAATCCGAGTATCCCGCGGTGATTTATCTTCAGATCGTTCTCTCGCATACCATCCATCATCGCGCACAGCTCGCCGCGTATTTGCGCGCGATGGGCGCCAAAGTGCCCGCCATCTATGGCGAGAGCCTTGACGAGGCCGGCTAG
- a CDS encoding MarR family transcriptional regulator, with product MARKQSSKTFDEIFVGRRMIGPITAVLLQAHDKALAPLGLSAREAMVLANCSRGEANTPGALAWFSGLDVSTMTRMLDRLEAKRLIKRARSRDDRRKVLVTITSRGRDSFRKGVPIAAAVAQTAWRGVTKKEIRMIRNVFQKIMRNLGHEGKPD from the coding sequence GTGGCACGCAAACAATCCAGCAAGACGTTCGACGAGATATTCGTTGGCCGCAGGATGATCGGCCCGATTACGGCGGTGCTTCTGCAAGCGCACGACAAGGCACTGGCGCCACTCGGATTGTCTGCCCGCGAAGCCATGGTGCTTGCCAATTGTTCACGCGGAGAGGCAAACACGCCCGGCGCGTTAGCGTGGTTTAGCGGATTGGATGTCTCCACGATGACGCGCATGCTCGACCGGCTGGAGGCGAAGAGGCTCATCAAGCGTGCGCGCAGCCGCGACGACCGGAGGAAAGTTCTGGTCACAATAACTTCCCGCGGACGCGATAGCTTCCGCAAAGGCGTACCCATTGCGGCGGCGGTTGCACAAACCGCTTGGCGTGGCGTCACAAAAAAAGAGATTCGCATGATTCGTAATGTGTTTCAGAAAATTATGAGGAACTTGGGTCATGAAGGAAAACCAGACTGA
- a CDS encoding AAA family ATPase, with protein sequence MNRSQHLDPTQRSRESREFETALRRKIVGQDEAVQAVVDLYQVFRAGLNSPGRPVGNLLFLGPTGAGKTRVVEATAEVVFGDPRAVIKVDCAEFQHSHEIAKLIGSPPGYLGHRETHPLITQEALAQFHTEKIKLSFLLFDEIEKASDALWQLLLGILDKATLTLGDNRRVDLSQALIFLTSNLGGSEITELMTGRLGFAPATQSDSPTRLEQKIERTASEAAKRKFSPEFMNRLDKVVVFHPLREPQLEQILDIELSMVQQRVLETAKGKFLFRVTQPAREFLLKEGTDLKYGARHLKRAIERHIVYPLASLLATDQIRLGDVLSIDWDSATNSLVFWKEAEGALVTVEPVQPGLAAAAAADEDGHGREIPVSMPATVEALPAAASALRPAAHQARQSEDFKGTRRERV encoded by the coding sequence ATGAACCGGTCACAACATTTGGACCCAACGCAACGCAGCCGCGAATCTCGCGAATTTGAAACCGCGCTCCGGCGGAAGATTGTCGGACAGGACGAAGCGGTGCAGGCGGTGGTGGACCTGTATCAGGTGTTTCGCGCGGGCCTGAACTCGCCGGGGCGGCCGGTGGGGAATTTGCTTTTCCTCGGGCCGACAGGTGCGGGCAAAACGCGCGTCGTCGAAGCCACGGCGGAAGTCGTCTTTGGGGATCCGCGCGCGGTGATCAAAGTCGATTGCGCGGAATTTCAACATTCGCACGAGATCGCGAAATTGATCGGTTCGCCTCCGGGCTATCTAGGGCATCGCGAAACGCATCCATTAATCACACAGGAAGCGCTCGCGCAATTTCACACCGAAAAGATCAAATTGTCGTTTTTGCTCTTCGACGAAATCGAAAAGGCGTCAGATGCGCTGTGGCAATTGCTTCTGGGCATCCTCGACAAAGCGACGCTTACACTTGGAGACAACCGCCGCGTGGATCTTTCGCAGGCTTTGATTTTCCTGACGTCGAACCTTGGCGGCTCGGAAATCACAGAACTGATGACCGGACGGCTCGGTTTTGCGCCCGCGACGCAAAGCGATTCACCGACGCGCCTCGAGCAAAAAATCGAACGCACGGCGTCCGAAGCGGCCAAACGCAAGTTCTCGCCGGAATTCATGAACCGGCTCGACAAAGTGGTTGTGTTTCACCCGCTGCGCGAGCCGCAGCTCGAGCAAATTTTGGATATCGAACTGAGCATGGTGCAGCAGCGCGTGCTTGAAACAGCCAAAGGGAAATTTCTTTTCCGCGTGACGCAACCGGCGCGGGAATTTTTGCTGAAAGAAGGCACGGATTTGAAGTACGGCGCGCGGCACTTGAAGCGCGCAATCGAGCGGCACATTGTCTATCCGCTGGCGAGTTTGCTGGCCACGGATCAGATTCGCCTGGGCGACGTGCTCTCGATCGATTGGGACTCGGCAACGAATTCGCTGGTTTTCTGGAAAGAAGCGGAAGGCGCACTTGTTACTGTGGAGCCAGTGCAGCCAGGATTGGCTGCCGCGGCGGCAGCCGATGAAGATGGACACGGACGCGAAATCCCCGTCAGCATGCCAGCGACGGTCGAGGCTTTGCCAGCGGCAGCTTCGGCGCTGCGTCCGGCAGCGCATCAGGCGCGGCAATCCGAAGATTTCAAGGGGACACGGCGAGAGAGAGTCTAG
- a CDS encoding MGMT family protein, whose protein sequence is MRKAKKKQKGGWEHVYAAIKQIPRGRVMTYGQLARILRLPGGARTLGYAMAGCPSGRGIPWHRVVGAGGRILPREPYGSKQRRLLETEGTKFSGMAVDMAAHHWKPKKFLAKSAPRARTK, encoded by the coding sequence ATGCGCAAGGCAAAAAAGAAACAAAAGGGCGGCTGGGAACACGTTTACGCCGCAATCAAACAAATTCCGCGCGGCCGCGTGATGACCTACGGCCAGCTTGCGCGCATCCTGCGCCTGCCCGGCGGCGCCAGAACTCTCGGCTACGCCATGGCTGGATGCCCTTCCGGACGAGGGATTCCGTGGCATCGTGTTGTCGGAGCAGGCGGCCGCATTCTGCCGCGCGAACCCTACGGCAGCAAACAGCGGCGTCTTCTCGAAACCGAGGGCACGAAATTCTCCGGCATGGCCGTGGACATGGCCGCGCATCACTGGAAGCCAAAGAAATTTCTAGCCAAATCCGCTCCGAGAGCGCGCACAAAATGA
- a CDS encoding ABC transporter ATP-binding protein, which produces MSEPLIKVEGLYKNYGAVEALRGISFEVQEGELFGLLGPNGAGKTTTIEILEGLRTPDRGVARVCSLDPQTNAAELKHLVGAALQSTSLPDKMRVEETLEMFARFYRNPRDPKELLKRFQLEEKRNAFYNQLSGGQKQRLALALALVNNPRMILLDEPTAGLDPQVRREIYNELEELKREKKSILLTTHYIEEAERLCDRVAIVDQGKVMAMGTPRELKHGSAGTTRIEVRLSRDLSDGALGKLDGVADCRKFEDAWVLHSTKPTQTIVSLVKHLEADGVELQGLEMFSPSLEDVFIELTGRRLRE; this is translated from the coding sequence ATGAGCGAACCTCTCATAAAAGTAGAAGGCCTGTATAAGAACTATGGCGCTGTGGAAGCCCTGCGTGGCATCAGCTTCGAGGTTCAGGAAGGCGAGCTTTTCGGGCTGCTCGGGCCAAACGGTGCGGGCAAGACCACGACGATCGAAATTCTCGAAGGCTTGCGCACGCCCGATCGCGGCGTGGCGCGCGTTTGCAGCCTTGATCCGCAAACGAACGCAGCCGAATTGAAGCATCTCGTTGGCGCCGCGCTGCAGTCCACTTCCCTGCCCGATAAAATGCGCGTCGAAGAAACACTCGAAATGTTCGCGCGTTTCTACCGCAATCCGCGCGACCCGAAAGAGCTTCTCAAGCGATTTCAACTGGAAGAAAAACGCAACGCCTTTTACAACCAGCTCTCCGGCGGCCAGAAACAGCGGCTCGCGCTGGCGCTCGCTCTCGTCAACAATCCGCGCATGATTCTTCTCGACGAGCCGACCGCCGGCCTTGATCCGCAGGTCCGCCGCGAAATCTACAACGAACTCGAGGAATTGAAGCGCGAGAAGAAATCTATTTTGCTGACCACGCATTACATCGAAGAAGCCGAGCGTCTCTGCGATCGCGTCGCCATCGTGGATCAAGGCAAGGTCATGGCCATGGGGACGCCGCGTGAATTGAAGCATGGTTCCGCGGGAACGACGCGCATCGAAGTCCGCCTGAGCCGCGACCTTTCCGATGGTGCGCTCGGCAAACTCGATGGCGTCGCCGACTGCCGCAAATTTGAAGACGCTTGGGTCCTGCATTCGACGAAGCCAACGCAGACGATCGTCTCCCTCGTGAAGCATCTCGAAGCGGATGGCGTCGAATTGCAAGGTTTGGAAATGTTCTCGCCGTCTCTCGAAGATGTTTTTATCGAACTCACTGGCCGGAGACTGCGCGAATGA
- a CDS encoding ABC transporter permease — MVNHTWTLSMMRIKLALRSRTFLFFSLAMPIGFLFGYVIFFGGSNRNEIPYLLGAILALTVMGSFWGLSMQLVMFREQGILRRFRLAPIGAGAMLGSSIISNYFLVLPTVIVEFLVCRYVFHMPTWGNLWEVFFLISIGAAAFSALGLIIASVTNDVQETTVINNILWSSFLFLSGVTIPLTFMPRWVQKVTLFSPATYLATGLENAMLRSATVHEVMGDVFSLLVSLIVAFEISRRIFRWEPEEKIPNKAKLWAAAALIPFLLLGSWEVVYGHRLEEMRHDFQLMSRPAPAPPRKNPTGQIGLRKSSE; from the coding sequence ATGGTAAATCATACCTGGACGCTTTCGATGATGCGCATCAAGCTGGCTCTGCGCAGCCGCACATTTTTGTTCTTCAGCCTGGCCATGCCCATTGGCTTCCTTTTCGGCTATGTGATTTTCTTCGGCGGCTCGAATCGCAACGAGATCCCCTATTTGCTCGGCGCCATCCTGGCTCTTACGGTCATGGGCAGCTTCTGGGGTCTGAGCATGCAACTCGTCATGTTTCGCGAACAGGGAATCTTGCGCCGCTTTCGTCTTGCGCCAATCGGCGCAGGCGCGATGCTCGGCTCCAGCATTATTTCGAATTATTTCCTCGTTCTGCCCACGGTCATCGTCGAATTTTTGGTCTGCCGCTACGTTTTTCACATGCCCACATGGGGCAATCTCTGGGAAGTGTTTTTTCTCATTTCGATAGGGGCGGCGGCGTTTTCCGCGCTCGGGTTGATCATCGCCAGCGTCACCAACGACGTGCAGGAAACCACCGTCATCAACAATATTCTCTGGTCCTCGTTTTTGTTTCTTTCCGGCGTAACGATTCCCCTCACGTTCATGCCTCGCTGGGTGCAGAAGGTCACGCTGTTTTCGCCCGCCACGTATCTGGCCACGGGCCTGGAAAACGCTATGCTCCGCTCGGCTACCGTTCACGAGGTCATGGGCGATGTTTTTTCCTTGCTCGTCAGCCTGATTGTGGCGTTCGAGATCTCGCGCCGCATCTTCCGCTGGGAGCCGGAAGAAAAAATTCCCAATAAAGCCAAGCTCTGGGCCGCCGCCGCGCTTATACCTTTTCTGCTTCTGGGAAGCTGGGAAGTGGTTTATGGTCACCGGCTCGAGGAAATGCGCCACGATTTCCAGTTAATGAGCCGTCCGGCGCCAGCTCCGCCGCGCAAAAATCCGACCGGCCAAATTGGACTCCGGAAATCCTCAGAATAA